In one Notolabrus celidotus isolate fNotCel1 chromosome 1, fNotCel1.pri, whole genome shotgun sequence genomic region, the following are encoded:
- the si:dkeyp-67f1.2 gene encoding protein FAM3C codes for MRCRDNIKITAILTSLSLLIWGIFIVFDVQSDPLQMIGFNYGDQPKDKFTDTVIKCSLSKACPPDTFDFHIWSGAANVVGPKICFNGKIIMSHVLNNIGPGINIVVVNGERGDLEKFGYFNMISGGKNNILEYLKTIKPGSIVLVASYMNVTPRMTDEIRDVFESMGSRFIQSLKKKDGWIFAGKIGAKEKSLFERVSVNDEKTNIYDEWPHVVEMGGCYPMTIPGEDESEASQQEDKV; via the exons ATGAGATGTCGAG ATAATATCAAAATTACAGCCATTCTTACTAGCCTCTCCTTACTAATATGGGGAATCTTCATTGTATTTGATGTACAGAGTGATCCACTACAAATGATTG ggTTCAATTATGGTGATCAACCTAAAGACAAGTTTACAGACA CTGTCATAAAGTGTAGCTTATCAAAAGCCTGCCCACCTGATACCTTTGATTTCCATATCTGGAGTGGAGCAGCTAACGTTGTTGGACCGAAGATCTGCTTCAATGGTAAAAT CATCATGAGTCATGTGTTGAATAATATCGGCCCAGGAATCAACATTGTGGTGGTAAATG GTGAAAGGGGAGACTTGGAAAAGTTTGGATATTTTAATATGATCAGTGGCG GCAAAAATAATATCCTGGAATAcctgaaaacaataaaacctgGTAGTATTGTTTTGGTGGCCTCGTACATGAATGTGACACCACG GATGACAGATGAAATTAGGGATGTATTTGAATCAATGGGAAGTCGTTTCAtccagtctttaaaaaaaaaagatggctggATATTTGCTGGAAAGATTGGGGCGAAAGAAAAAAGCCTCTTTGAGAGA GTGTCTGTCAATGACGAAAAAACCAACATTTATGATGAGTGGCCGCATGTGGTGGAGATGGGTGGCTGTTACCCAATGACCATACCTGGCGAAGACGAATCAGAGGCTTCTCAGCAGGAAGACAAAGTTTGA
- the LOC117820831 gene encoding protein FAM107B: MGVSHGKKRDLQHLPRRSKTHLNKSEMQTRKTEQQDLYSEFQAPPLQNEEESCDLIKPQKPLNPITASKNHQELHRELRLTHNRRVLQEGKSELQRALEKRKWEQRMKASRDQNEAQKSGSPLQQELLRRHQRLEKLERDKERLREGPEFLQVKERLRRTAVVDAGEKEV; this comes from the exons ATGGGAGTCTCTCATGGCAAGAAG AGAGATCTCCAACATTTGCCACGTAGAAGCAAGACACACCTGAACAAGTCTG AAATGCAGACACGCAAAACTGAACAGCAAGATCTGTACTCAGAGTTTCAAGCTCCTCCACTACAGAATGAGGAGGAGAGCTGTGATCTCATCAAACCTCAAAAACCTCTCAATCCTATAACAGCCTCCAAGAACCACCAGGAGCTCCACAGAGAACTGCGTCTGACCCACAACAG GAGAGTGCTGCAAGAAGGAAAGAGTGAACTCCAGAGGGCTTTAGAAAAGAGAAAATGGGAACAAAGGATGAAGGCAAGCAGGGATCAGAATGAGGCACAGAAGAGCGGATCACCGCTTCAGCAAGAGCTGCTGAGGAGACATCAGCGGCTAGAAAAG ctggagagagacaaagagcgACTGCGAGAGGGACCAGAGTTCCTCCAAGTCAAAGAGAGACTGAGGAGAACCGCTGTGGTGGATGcaggagaaaaagaagtgtga